DNA from Agarilytica rhodophyticola:
AACTCATACCAGAAAACGCACTGTACCCAATAATATTAATAAAATATGTACCAGCCTGAGGAGAGCCAAAAGAGCAGGTCTCTTCATTGCCACCAATAAAAGGACGACAATCAAATCTGCGTCGAGTCGGTTCGCGATTAAAACGAACATAAAGGTCGGCATCACCGACACCCCCAGAAGTTTTCACAACAAAATTTGTTGCTCCTGAAGGAATATCAATTTTGAAAATTTGACTAGAATTTCTAGCACCGGATAAATCATTTGCCGGAACACCTGCTGCTAAATCGGTTTGTGCAGATGCACTAAGCGATAGAGCTGCTAGCGAACAGAAACTAAGAATTGACGATAATGAAAAATTACGAGTGTTCAATACATTAAACATTTTTTTTCCTAGAATATGAAGTGAAGCGAAAATAGAAGTGATAGTGCGGCAAAATACTGACATTTAAGAAAACTTAAAACTGTGAGCCTTCACTCATATTAAATAGACTGTCACTCTCGTTGTTATAAAATATTTTTTTAATCTAGATAAAATTTTGTAAAAATATTTTACTTTATTATTGTTACTTATTTTTCTTATTTAGTATTTAGTGATTTTTATTTTCGAAATTAAGTTGAGCTTTAAATTAAAAATAAAAGCGTTTTAAAAAATCATTTAACATATTTCAATATCATAATTAATAGAAATAAAAAATAGCAGTCAATATTTTTTCAAAGCAAATTAAATGCTTTTATTTTTTAACTAAGTATACTCGCACTAGTATGTCGTCCGTTGATAGGTAAATTTCCACTTCAGAAAAACGAACAAAAAACCGTCAATCCACACTATAGTTTACGCTATCAAAAATAAAGGCAATTAATACATATTATCGATATGCTGGTATATAAACCTCGATTCCACTAGACTTTCATCCGCTTTGAAGCAATATTCGTATCCAGCATGGCAATCATTTAGACAGGCGTAACAATAGTGGGATATAAAAACTCATCACATTTTAGTCATGATCAAGCCGACAAGGTTGGTCTAATCATCACCAACTTAGGCACGCCTAAAGCGCCTAAGACAACCGAATTAAGAACTTATTTACGCCAGTTTTTATCAGATCCGAGAGTAGTTGAGTTTCCCCGTCTATTATGGTGGCTTATACTCAATCTTATTATTCTTCGTATTCGCCCCAGCCGCTCTGCGAAGGCTTATCAAAGTGTTTGGACAGAACAGGGTTCACCTCTTGCTATCTATACAGAAAAGCAAGCAAAGGCTTTAGAACAGGCTTTAAAGAAAGAATGGGGTGACACGCTAGTCGTTGACTGGGCTATGCGCTATGGCGAACCTTCTGTCGAGCAATGTATACAAAAAATGATGGAGCGTGGTGTGCGCAAATTGTTGGTGATGCCTCTATACCCTCAATACTCAGGAAGTACCGTTGGTTCGACTTTCGATGCTTTGGCATCTGATTTCACCACGCGCCGCTGGATACCTGAGTTGCGCTTTATTACCCATTATCATGATTTCCCTCCCTATATTGATGCTCTTGCTAATAGTATCAAGGAATACTGGAACGAGCATGGGCGTCCCCAAAAAATTATTTTTTCTTACCATGGGGTGCCACTGCGCTATCTGCACAATGGTGATCCATATCATTGTCAATGCCACAAGACATCCCGGCTACTCGCTGATGCCCTAGAAATCACGAAAGATGAGTATTTAACGACTTTTCAATCACGCTTTGGTCGCGAGCCATGGTTACAGCCTTATACCGATCACACACTAGAGTCCTTACCAGGCAAAGGCATCAAATCTATTCAGGTCGTATGCCCAGGCTTTTCGGCTGATTGCTTAGAGACGATCGAAGAGATTGGGATGGAAAATCGCGATATTTTCATGGAAGCTGGCGGCGAGCAATTCGCTTATATTCCCGCACTAAACGATAGTAAGCACCATATCAACGCCCTTCAAGCCCTTGCTCAAAAACACCTGCAGGGATGGGAACCTCATCAGCAGGATGATATTCCAGCAAGAGCTGAAGCTGCTATGCATCATCCTCATAATCAGAAAACATAAACTCTGTTATAAGCTTGAATAACCTCGGCTTGATCACATTAATTACACAGGCATAGAAGCAGATTGGCAGTTACAGTATACGCTGAGCTTTATTATTTGCGATAATAGCGATTCCGTACCCGATAAATCTTAATGGGTAACAAAGCAGTTATTGGGAGCGTTTGCATAAGTTCGCTCCAAGTTTACTTATTTTGTTGACAAGGACTTTCTTTTGCCTAGAACATCTAAAGCTAAAGCGAAAAAGCCGAGAAATAAAAAGAAGGCTAAACGACGCTTTTCACGGTTTAGTTACAGAGAACTTATTCTCTTAATTATCGGCTTTTGTCTACCTTTTACACTTTATATCTTCTACGTTGATCGTCATGTAGTAGAGCAATTCGAAGGTAAGCGTTTTTCTTTGCCTGCTCGTGTTTATGCCCGTCCTCTTGAGTTGTACGAAGGAAAGTACCTAACTACAAACCAGTTAAAGTTCGAACTAAATCTACTTAATTACGATAAATTAGCACAAGCAAATAATGAAGGCTCCTATTCTCAATCTGGGAATCAGTTTTCACTGTACACACGACCATTTATTTTCTGGGATGGTGAACAAGCCACTAAAAATATCACTTTTCGAATTAGTAATAATAAAATTACGCAGTTAAGAGACGAAAACACAAACGCGGAGCTATCGCTGGTACGTCTCGATCCAATTAAGATTGGAGGAATTTATCCAAATAAAGGAGAAGATAGAGAACTCGTCAGGCTCGACCAAGTGCCCGATCATTTAATTAATGCTCTTATAGCCGTAGAAGACAAACGTTTCTATCAACACCATGGCGTAGATCCAAAAGCGGTTTTACGTGCAATTACTACCCTTTTTTCAGGCAAGCGAATTCAAGGGGGTAGTACCATTACTCAACAGTTGGTTAAGAATTTCTTTTTGACTCAGGAAAGAACCATAAGCCGTAAGCTTAAAGAAATGGTTATGGCATTATTGCTTGAGCTACACTATGAAAAGAATGATATTTTAGAAACCTATTTGAACGAAGTATATTTCGGGCAAGACAAGAATCGGGCAATTCATGGTTTTGGCCTGGCCAGTCAATTCTACTTTTCCCGCCCTATTGAACACCTTGAAATACATCAATCGGCACTCTTGATTGGTCTACTTAAAGGCCCAGCCTACTATAATCCAAGGCGTCACCCTGAGCGAGCGAAAAAACGTCGTAACCTCGTAATTAATGCTCTGGCAGACCAAGACTATATTTCTAAACAACAAGCGATTTATGAGAAAAAGCAAAATATCGCTGTGAGTAAATTGCCAGACACAGGACAATCACTTTACCCTGCATTTTTAGAACTTGTTATTAAGCAATTAAAAAGAGATTACCGGGAGTCAGATTTACGTTCTGAAGGTTTACGTATTTTTACAACGCTCGATCCTTACCAACAAAAGATCAGTGAAGAAGCCATAGTTTTACGTTTGAATCAGCTAGAAAAAGATCGCAACTTGCCAAGTGGACATTTACAAGCGGCAACCATTGTTGCCAATATTTTAGACGGCGA
Protein-coding regions in this window:
- the hemH gene encoding ferrochelatase; translated protein: MGYKNSSHFSHDQADKVGLIITNLGTPKAPKTTELRTYLRQFLSDPRVVEFPRLLWWLILNLIILRIRPSRSAKAYQSVWTEQGSPLAIYTEKQAKALEQALKKEWGDTLVVDWAMRYGEPSVEQCIQKMMERGVRKLLVMPLYPQYSGSTVGSTFDALASDFTTRRWIPELRFITHYHDFPPYIDALANSIKEYWNEHGRPQKIIFSYHGVPLRYLHNGDPYHCQCHKTSRLLADALEITKDEYLTTFQSRFGREPWLQPYTDHTLESLPGKGIKSIQVVCPGFSADCLETIEEIGMENRDIFMEAGGEQFAYIPALNDSKHHINALQALAQKHLQGWEPHQQDDIPARAEAAMHHPHNQKT
- the mrcB gene encoding penicillin-binding protein 1B; this encodes MPRTSKAKAKKPRNKKKAKRRFSRFSYRELILLIIGFCLPFTLYIFYVDRHVVEQFEGKRFSLPARVYARPLELYEGKYLTTNQLKFELNLLNYDKLAQANNEGSYSQSGNQFSLYTRPFIFWDGEQATKNITFRISNNKITQLRDENTNAELSLVRLDPIKIGGIYPNKGEDRELVRLDQVPDHLINALIAVEDKRFYQHHGVDPKAVLRAITTLFSGKRIQGGSTITQQLVKNFFLTQERTISRKLKEMVMALLLELHYEKNDILETYLNEVYFGQDKNRAIHGFGLASQFYFSRPIEHLEIHQSALLIGLLKGPAYYNPRRHPERAKKRRNLVINALADQDYISKQQAIYEKKQNIAVSKLPDTGQSLYPAFLELVIKQLKRDYRESDLRSEGLRIFTTLDPYQQKISEEAIVLRLNQLEKDRNLPSGHLQAATIVANILDGEIKAVVGGRDTNFQGFNRALDASRQIGSLIKPVIYLTALNQEDEYNLATPIDDSPFTWSENGIEDWQPQNYDKKFHGEVPLWLALAKSYNVAAARLGTQLGVKKIIKMAHRLGVHKELSPYASSLLGTMELTPYEVTQLYHTIANGGFRTPLRAIREVTTIEGEPLSRYQIQTEPAVSNEANYLLIRALQEVVNRGTGSSVKNYIGDSLNAAGKTGTTDNLRDSWFAGFTGDKVAVVWLGNDDNKSIQLTGASGAMTIWGKIIQNLSSQALSIPQPNSVKYAAVDNDTGFLAVRNCSNTFELPFNESSLPSDGNYCSAKTSGKIKSWFKRIFGKR